From Desertibacillus haloalkaliphilus, a single genomic window includes:
- a CDS encoding glycosyltransferase: AELLSMSDLMLLLSEKESFGLVALEAMACGVPVIGTRTGGIPEVVVDGETGYLCEIGDTDCVADKAISLLQDAASYEAFSLRGIERVKTIFHSRIIVSRYEKLYQQILLNE; this comes from the coding sequence TTGCTGAGCTTCTTTCAATGAGTGATCTTATGTTGCTGTTAAGTGAGAAGGAGAGCTTTGGACTGGTTGCATTAGAAGCAATGGCTTGTGGCGTCCCTGTTATAGGGACAAGAACAGGAGGAATCCCAGAAGTAGTAGTAGATGGTGAAACAGGATATCTTTGCGAGATTGGTGATACAGACTGTGTAGCTGATAAAGCGATTTCGCTTTTACAAGATGCTGCAAGCTATGAAGCATTTTCTTTACGTGGGATAGAAAGAGTGAAAACCATTTTTCATTCTCGAATCATTGTCTCAAGGTATGAGAAGCTTTATCAACAAATATTGCTAAATGAGTAA